From a single Carassius carassius chromosome 8, fCarCar2.1, whole genome shotgun sequence genomic region:
- the LOC132144673 gene encoding free fatty acid receptor 3-like, with protein MSEDSTGFLVIYIITFLISFPNAVLAFCSCIHKILHKPIPIDIFMLNLTVSDLVFLTFLPFKMKEATDDMVWNMPYILCHFNMFMFFLPFYSSGMFLTAISAERYVCIRFPMKYKSQRRNIYTILICVAIWALVIALVAFGYKATYTDSEIHNTTNQQPLVTEPLRCYSHFTATQLRELSKIRMATLAVICISFIICCFCYINVICILLKLPLINRCRRLRAIGLVLGTLLEFTVCYAPISVSYIVGYIRQENPSWRMKALMPTTLNACFDLIIFFCISREMRKAICVIANALFQLYANSKKFVLLCT; from the coding sequence ATGTCAGAGGATTCGACAGGGTTTCTCGTCATTTATATCATCACATTCCTGATTAGTTTTCCTAATGCTGTGCTTGCGTTCTGCTCATGTATTCACAAGATTCTCCATAAACCTATCCCCATTGACATATTTATGTTGAACCTCACTGTTTCTGACCTGGTCTTCCTCACCTTCCTGCCTTTCAAGATGAAAGAGGCCACAGACGACATGGTTTGGAACATGCCCTATATCCTGTGCCACTTTAATATGTTCatgttctttcttcctttctactCCAGTGGCATGTTCTTAACAGCAATAAGTGCTGAGCGATATGTTTGTATACGATTTCCAATGAAGTATAAAAGTCAAAGGAGAAACATCTATACAATATTAATATGTGTCGCCATCTGGGCACTTGTTATAGCACTCGTAGCATTTGGTTACAAGGCCACATACACCGATTCAGAAATACACAACACTACTAATCAACAACCTCTGGTGACAGAACCTCTGAGATGTTATAGTCACTTCACTGCAACACAGCTGAGAGAACTGAGTAAAATACGCATGGCTACCCTGGCAGTAATATGTATATCTTTCATCATTTGCTGCTTCTGTTATATCAATGTCATCTGTATTTTGCTGAAGCTTCCTCTCATTAACCGCTGTCGCAGGCTCCGGGCGATTGGACTGGTTTTGGGGACACTTCTTGAGTTTACAGTTTGTTACGCTCCTATCAGTGTATCATACATAGTTGGCTACATCAGACAAGAAAATCCAAGCTGGCGTATGAAAGCTTTAATGCCGACcactttaaatgcatgttttgatcttattatatttttctgtatCTCTAGGGAGATGAGAAAGGCAATCTGTGTAATTGCAAATGCTTTGTTTCAGTTATATGCCAATTCAAAGAAGTTTGTGTTGTTGTgcacttaa
- the si:dkey-211g8.9 gene encoding LOW QUALITY PROTEIN: free fatty acid receptor 2 (The sequence of the model RefSeq protein was modified relative to this genomic sequence to represent the inferred CDS: substituted 1 base at 1 genomic stop codon) → MMELTVSSFVSLLVYILTFLLGLPGNLLVLFVYIRKARKHGATPNVVYALNLCVANLALVSWMPVKVAETLHGWALPAVVCPVYSFFLFSSVYGSSLILTAVVVGRYLSIAYAITYKLYRRXSTSCLVSAILWLLVLIHLGFAHTAEGRGHFVSLSKENISACYENFTQEQLEVLVPLRLEMALLLFLVPLVLSAFCTLRCLVLVRHSALPSVGKRRVLAIALSTLVVFVVCYLPYNVSHVVGFVLNTNVEWRSEAMLSCSCNVFLEPVVMLMISPWTPRDLVDRLCRK, encoded by the coding sequence ATGATGGAGTTGACTGTGTCCAGCTTCGTCTCTTTGTTGGTCTACATCTTGACCTTCTTGCTTGGACTTCCTGGCAATCTCCTTGTTCTTTTCGTGTACATCCGTAAGGCTCGAAAACATGGTGCCACCCCCAATGTAGTCTACGCTCTGAACCTGTGTGTGGCAAACCTGGCTCTAGTGTCGTGGATGCCAGTCAAAGTGGCCGAGACGCTCCATGGCTGGGCGCTTCCAGCTGTGGTTTGTCCCGTTTATAGCTTCTTTCTGTTTTCTTCAGTCTACGGTAGTAGTTTGATCCTCACAGCAGTCGTCGTGGGCCGGTATCTGAGTATCGCCTATGCTATAACTTACAAACTATACCGCCGGTAGAGTACCTCTTGCCTGGTAAGCGCCATCTTGTGGCTTTTAGTGCTTATACACTTGGGTTTTGCTCATACTGCTGAAGGAAGGGGCCATTTTGTGTCTTTATCAAAGGAGAATATCTCTGCATGCTATGAAAACTTCACCCAGGAGCAGTTAGAAGTGCTGGTGCCGTTACGCCTGGAGATGGCACTGCTGCTCTTCCTGGTGCCACTTGTGTTGTCAGCATTCTGCACACTGCGCTGCCTTGTGCTTGTCAGACACTCAGCTTTGCCCTCTGTTGGGAAAAGAAGGGTGTTAGCCATTGCACTCTCCACTTTAGTAGTATTTGTGGTATGTTATTTGCCCTACAATGTTTCCCACGTGGTGGGCTTTGTCTTGAACACTAATGTGGAGTGGAGAAGTGAAGCCATGCTTTCCTGCTCCTGCAATGTATTTCTTGAGCCTGTGGTCATGTTGATGATTTCACCATGGACGCCGAGGGATTTGGTGGACAGATTGTGCCGCAAATAA
- the tekt2 gene encoding tektin-2, translating into MATLSSKPGLRYSVSDWATNTTQISHTAENKRNVSNEIRQEGRALRNETTCKTNWDEYDSSRRLSDRINDVTRWKENLKACAHQVDAEMDALTLSKEETERALAATVLPLEVTAECLNLREGRRGKELVCDPVEAELKKEVEVLDGAQRILQQCIDQAFEQLCRLQEARQQLTIDLQDKIEALDVDMSCLSLTIRSPEISLKPNPTRVPPGSTTPQQWEQFSRYNITRAKEEMQASVHIRENNSITRAQVQNELEAQRMTVEFALRKRTHHEEQAYHEMQWQLKTTQEEIAELEKDICHLEKDMQAKTGPLKLVHTRLENRIKRPGMDLCRDEVQFGLVDEAKQLEATILALKQKLAHAQHSLQSLKQHEAQMMEDLSRKQDALSLEQRSSQTRQRLTLGVQTEGLPSAVVPLTNSSGRHKLDLA; encoded by the exons ATGGCCACCCTGAGCTCGAAGCCAGGCTTGCGTTACAGTGTGTCTGACTGGGCGACTAATACCACACAGATATCACACACTGCGGAGAACAAGCGCAATGTTTCAAACGAGATACGCCAGGAAGGAAGAGCTCTGCGCAATGAGACGACCTGTAAG ACAAACTGGGATGAGTATGACAGCAGCAGGCGACTGAGTGACAGGATCAATGACGTCACGCGCTGGAAGGAGAATCTGAAAGCTTGTGCACATCAAGTGGATGCAGAAATGGACGCTCTTACTCTG TCCAAGGAGGAGACAGAACGAGCCCTTGCTGCCACTGTTCTGCCCCTTGAAGTCACTGCCGAGTGCTTGAACCTCAGAGAAGGTCGTCGTGGCAAGGAGCTGGTCTGTGACCCTGTAGAAGCTGAACTGAAGAAGGAAGTAGAGGTGCTTGATGGAGCACAGCGCATCCTTCAGCAGTGCATTGATCAAGCTTTTGAACAGCTGTG TCGCTTACAGGAAGCAAGGCAACAGCTGACCATTGATCTTCAGGATAAAATAGAGGCCCTTGATGTGGACATGTCATGCTTGTCTCTCACTATACGGTCACCTGAGATCTCCCTGAAGCCAAACCCCACAAGAGTGCCCCCCGG ttccacAACTCCACAGCAGTGGGAGCAGTTCAGTCGATACAATATTACCCGAGCTAAAGAAGAGATGCAGGCCTCTGTCCATATAAGAGAGAACAACAGCATCACAAGAGCACAG GTGCAGAATGAGCTGGAGGCCCAAAGAATGACAGTGGAGTTTGCTCTCCGTAAGCGAACTCACCACGAGGAACAGGCCTATCACGAAATGCAATGGCAGCTAAAAACT ACTCAAGAAGAGATTGCCGAGTTGGAGAAGGACATTTGTCACCTAGAGAAAGACATGCAGGCCAAGACAGGTCCTCTAAAGCTGGTCCACACCCGTCTAGAGAACAGAATCAAAAGGCCTGGCATGGACCTGTGTCGAGATGAG GTTCAGTTTGGTTTGGTGGATGAAGCCAAGCAACTGGAAGCCACCATTCTAGCACTGAAACAGAAGTTAGCACATGCCCA GCACTCTCTGCAGTCTCTGAAACAGCATGAAGCTCAGATGATGGAGGATTTGTCTCGTAAGCAGGACGCCCTGTCGCTGGAGCAGCGTAGCAGCCAGACCCGTCAGCGCCTGACTCTGGGGGTCCAGACTGAGGGTCTGCCCTCAGCTGTGGTGCCTCTCACCAATTCTAGTGGCAGACACAAGCTGGACCTTGCTTGA
- the olah gene encoding S-acyl fatty acid synthase thioesterase, medium chain: MWNILSRGMDKVITCFTKRPDASVRLICFPWAGGGSIHYARWAKTLSSSIEVYSVRLPGREGRAKEPFFQNMQEIIDEVIGVLLPHLREKPFALFGHSFGAMTCFAFAEHVKKVYNLEPIHMFLSGASAPYSEARLQAPRRSNLSDQEFLVWVTSIGGTPPEILANAELTKLFLPALKADLCVMDNYRCSRPSTPFLSCPVSCFDGKEDAPHDLQAWKDMTSCDFTVQMLPGSHFYLKEAENEKYLLDHITKHLETAEMDYL; the protein is encoded by the exons ATGTGGAATATTCTCTCCAG AGGAATGGATAAAGTCATAACCTGTTTCACCAAGCGCCCAGATGCTTCGGTCCGTCTCATCTGTTTTCCCTGGGCAGGTGgaggctctattcattatgctcGCTGGGCTAAAACTCTCAGCAGCTCTATTGAAG TGTACTCCGTTCGACTGCCAGGCAGAGAAGGAAGAGCGAAGGaaccattttttcaaaatatgcaGGAAATCATCGATGAGGTCATCGGTGTGCTTCTTCCACATCTCAGAGAAAAGCCATTTGCCCTCTTCGGACATAG TTTTGGAGCTATGACCTGCTTTGCTTTTGCCGAACATGTAAAGAAGGTCTACAACCTTGAGCCAATCCACATGTTTCTCTCTGGAGCCTCAGCACCATAT TCTGAAGCAAGACTGCAGGCACCAAGAAGAAGTAATCTGTCAGATCAAGAGTTTCTTGTGTGGGTCACTTCTATTGGAGGCACACCACCAGAGATACTGGCCAATGCTGAGCTCACCAAACTCTTCTTACCTGCGCTGAAAGCAGATCTCTGTGTAATGGACAATTATAG ATGTAGCAGACCATCAACACCCTTCCTGTCATGTCCAGTATCATGCTTTGATGGAAAAGAGGATGCACCCCATGACTTACAAG CTTGGAAGGACATGACAAGTTGTGACTTCACTGTACAGATGCTTCCTGGGTCTCATTTTTACTTGAAAGaagcagaaaatgaaaaatatctaCTTGACCACATCACAAAACATCTTGAGACCGCAGAGATGGACTATTTATAG